The following coding sequences are from one Macaca nemestrina isolate mMacNem1 chromosome 1, mMacNem.hap1, whole genome shotgun sequence window:
- the LOC105494901 gene encoding coiled-coil domain-containing protein 24 isoform X4, with translation MLRHSPSLWELVEEHIPLRERPEVKRILGEAAVDLSLELRAEVAMLRALLQEARSSQAPSSRPISDPSSLLAPPPLLKDLLRQELRQLLQGLHHKAICEGRWEPQAWVLSPDTRDQAQAWVQYSPRVLHFALEEPRCDLPEQEIFQMRGGRPSSGHRDLSIIKDQLNVSNIDQVARHLRGLLEEECHTLEREIPILQRCLEEEYMRPCHPSEAALEPTLAELKEQKKAMEQELQASVGPPCVSPNHRQWPLGSSTQGLRPLLPLCGVAPLQCCLPAPPLEPCLRPRGQAATRRWGRQLQYSPREGSASTPMSSAASQAPA, from the exons ATGCTTCGACACTCCCCCTCGCTGTGGGAGCTGGTGGAGGAGCACATTCCGCTCCGGGAGCGACCCGAAGTGAAGAGGATTCTGGGGGAGGCGGCGGTGGACCTGAGCCTGGAGCTGCGGGcggag GTGGCGATGTTACGGGCACTGCTCCAAGAGGCTCGATCCTCTCAAGCCCCCAGCTCCCGCCCCATCTCTGACCCCTCTTCTCTTCTGGCACCACCGCCTCTCCTAAAGGACCTCTTGCGCCAGGAACTCCGGCAGTTGCTCCAGGGTCTCCACCACAAAGCCATCTGTGAGGGCAGGTGGGAGCCTCAGGCCTGGGTCCTTTCCCCAGATACCAG GGACCAGGCCCAAGCTTGGGTCCAGTATAGCCCCAGGGTCCTGCACTTTGCCTTGGAGGAGCCCAGGTGTGATTTGCCAGAACAGGAGATATTCCAGATGAGAGGTGGTAGGCCCAG CAGTGGTCACAGAGATCTCAGCATCATCAAGGACCAACTGAACGTGTCCAACATTGACCAGGTGGCCAGACATCTGAG GGGCCTTCTGGAGGAGGAGTGTCACACCTTGGAGAGGGAGATCCCCATCCTGCAG cGCTGCCTGGAAGAGGAGTATATGAGGCCTTGCCACCCCTCGGAGGCAGCCCTGGAGCCCACCCTGgcag AGCTAAAGGAACAGAAGAAGGCCATGGAGCAGGAGCTGCAGGCATCTGTGGGGCCGCCTTGTGTCTCTCCCAACCACAG GCAGTGGCCCTTGGGGTCCTCCACGCAGGGCCTCAGACCCCTGCTTCCTCTCTGTGGGGTTGCACCTCTCCAGTGCTGCCTGCCTGCACCTCCTCTGGAGCCTTGCCTTCGACCTCGAGGCCAGGCCGCTACCCGCCGCTGGGGACGGCAGCTTCAGTACAGCCCCAGGGAAGGGTCAGCTTCCACGCCCATGTCCAGTGCAGCATCCCAGGCCCCAGCCTGA
- the LOC105494901 gene encoding coiled-coil domain-containing protein 24 isoform X5, protein MLRHSPSLWELVEEHIPLRERPEVKRILGEAAVDLSLELRAEVAMLRALLQEARSSQAPSSRPISDPSSLLAPPPLLKDLLRQELRQLLQGLHHKAICEGRWEPQAWVLSPDTRDQAQAWVQYSPRVLHFALEEPRCDLPEQEIFQMRGGRPSGHRDLSIIKDQLNVSNIDQVARHLRGLLEEECHTLEREIPILQRCLEEEYMRPCHPSEAALEPTLAELKEQKKAMEQELQASVGPPCVSPNHRQWPLGSSTQGLRPLLPLCGVAPLQCCLPAPPLEPCLRPRGQAATRRWGRQLQYSPREGSASTPMSSAASQAPA, encoded by the exons ATGCTTCGACACTCCCCCTCGCTGTGGGAGCTGGTGGAGGAGCACATTCCGCTCCGGGAGCGACCCGAAGTGAAGAGGATTCTGGGGGAGGCGGCGGTGGACCTGAGCCTGGAGCTGCGGGcggag GTGGCGATGTTACGGGCACTGCTCCAAGAGGCTCGATCCTCTCAAGCCCCCAGCTCCCGCCCCATCTCTGACCCCTCTTCTCTTCTGGCACCACCGCCTCTCCTAAAGGACCTCTTGCGCCAGGAACTCCGGCAGTTGCTCCAGGGTCTCCACCACAAAGCCATCTGTGAGGGCAGGTGGGAGCCTCAGGCCTGGGTCCTTTCCCCAGATACCAG GGACCAGGCCCAAGCTTGGGTCCAGTATAGCCCCAGGGTCCTGCACTTTGCCTTGGAGGAGCCCAGGTGTGATTTGCCAGAACAGGAGATATTCCAGATGAGAGGTGGTAGGCCCAG TGGTCACAGAGATCTCAGCATCATCAAGGACCAACTGAACGTGTCCAACATTGACCAGGTGGCCAGACATCTGAG GGGCCTTCTGGAGGAGGAGTGTCACACCTTGGAGAGGGAGATCCCCATCCTGCAG cGCTGCCTGGAAGAGGAGTATATGAGGCCTTGCCACCCCTCGGAGGCAGCCCTGGAGCCCACCCTGgcag AGCTAAAGGAACAGAAGAAGGCCATGGAGCAGGAGCTGCAGGCATCTGTGGGGCCGCCTTGTGTCTCTCCCAACCACAG GCAGTGGCCCTTGGGGTCCTCCACGCAGGGCCTCAGACCCCTGCTTCCTCTCTGTGGGGTTGCACCTCTCCAGTGCTGCCTGCCTGCACCTCCTCTGGAGCCTTGCCTTCGACCTCGAGGCCAGGCCGCTACCCGCCGCTGGGGACGGCAGCTTCAGTACAGCCCCAGGGAAGGGTCAGCTTCCACGCCCATGTCCAGTGCAGCATCCCAGGCCCCAGCCTGA
- the LOC105494901 gene encoding coiled-coil domain-containing protein 24 isoform X8: MLRHSPSLWELVEEHIPLRERPEVKRILGEAAVDLSLELRAEVAMLRALLQEARSSQAPSSRPISDPSSLLAPPPLLKDLLRQELRQLLQGLHHKAICEGRDQAQAWVQYSPRVLHFALEEPRCDLPEQEIFQMRGGRPSSGHRDLSIIKDQLNVSNIDQVARHLRGLLEEECHTLEREIPILQRCLEEEYMRPCHPSEAALEPTLAELKEQKKAMEQELQASVGPPCVSPNHRQWPLGSSTQGLRPLLPLCGVAPLQCCLPAPPLEPCLRPRGQAATRRWGRQLQYSPREGSASTPMSSAASQAPA, from the exons ATGCTTCGACACTCCCCCTCGCTGTGGGAGCTGGTGGAGGAGCACATTCCGCTCCGGGAGCGACCCGAAGTGAAGAGGATTCTGGGGGAGGCGGCGGTGGACCTGAGCCTGGAGCTGCGGGcggag GTGGCGATGTTACGGGCACTGCTCCAAGAGGCTCGATCCTCTCAAGCCCCCAGCTCCCGCCCCATCTCTGACCCCTCTTCTCTTCTGGCACCACCGCCTCTCCTAAAGGACCTCTTGCGCCAGGAACTCCGGCAGTTGCTCCAGGGTCTCCACCACAAAGCCATCTGTGAGGGCAG GGACCAGGCCCAAGCTTGGGTCCAGTATAGCCCCAGGGTCCTGCACTTTGCCTTGGAGGAGCCCAGGTGTGATTTGCCAGAACAGGAGATATTCCAGATGAGAGGTGGTAGGCCCAG CAGTGGTCACAGAGATCTCAGCATCATCAAGGACCAACTGAACGTGTCCAACATTGACCAGGTGGCCAGACATCTGAG GGGCCTTCTGGAGGAGGAGTGTCACACCTTGGAGAGGGAGATCCCCATCCTGCAG cGCTGCCTGGAAGAGGAGTATATGAGGCCTTGCCACCCCTCGGAGGCAGCCCTGGAGCCCACCCTGgcag AGCTAAAGGAACAGAAGAAGGCCATGGAGCAGGAGCTGCAGGCATCTGTGGGGCCGCCTTGTGTCTCTCCCAACCACAG GCAGTGGCCCTTGGGGTCCTCCACGCAGGGCCTCAGACCCCTGCTTCCTCTCTGTGGGGTTGCACCTCTCCAGTGCTGCCTGCCTGCACCTCCTCTGGAGCCTTGCCTTCGACCTCGAGGCCAGGCCGCTACCCGCCGCTGGGGACGGCAGCTTCAGTACAGCCCCAGGGAAGGGTCAGCTTCCACGCCCATGTCCAGTGCAGCATCCCAGGCCCCAGCCTGA
- the LOC105494901 gene encoding coiled-coil domain-containing protein 24 isoform X13 has translation MLRHSPSLWELVEEHIPLRERPEVKRILGEAAVDLSLELRAEDLLRQELRQLLQGLHHKAICEGRDQAQAWVQYSPRVLHFALEEPRCDLPEQEIFQMRGGRPSSGHRDLSIIKDQLNVSNIDQVARHLRGLLEEECHTLEREIPILQRCLEEEYMRPCHPSEAALEPTLAELKEQKKAMEQELQASVGPPCVSPNHRQWPLGSSTQGLRPLLPLCGVAPLQCCLPAPPLEPCLRPRGQAATRRWGRQLQYSPREGSASTPMSSAASQAPA, from the exons ATGCTTCGACACTCCCCCTCGCTGTGGGAGCTGGTGGAGGAGCACATTCCGCTCCGGGAGCGACCCGAAGTGAAGAGGATTCTGGGGGAGGCGGCGGTGGACCTGAGCCTGGAGCTGCGGGcggag GACCTCTTGCGCCAGGAACTCCGGCAGTTGCTCCAGGGTCTCCACCACAAAGCCATCTGTGAGGGCAG GGACCAGGCCCAAGCTTGGGTCCAGTATAGCCCCAGGGTCCTGCACTTTGCCTTGGAGGAGCCCAGGTGTGATTTGCCAGAACAGGAGATATTCCAGATGAGAGGTGGTAGGCCCAG CAGTGGTCACAGAGATCTCAGCATCATCAAGGACCAACTGAACGTGTCCAACATTGACCAGGTGGCCAGACATCTGAG GGGCCTTCTGGAGGAGGAGTGTCACACCTTGGAGAGGGAGATCCCCATCCTGCAG cGCTGCCTGGAAGAGGAGTATATGAGGCCTTGCCACCCCTCGGAGGCAGCCCTGGAGCCCACCCTGgcag AGCTAAAGGAACAGAAGAAGGCCATGGAGCAGGAGCTGCAGGCATCTGTGGGGCCGCCTTGTGTCTCTCCCAACCACAG GCAGTGGCCCTTGGGGTCCTCCACGCAGGGCCTCAGACCCCTGCTTCCTCTCTGTGGGGTTGCACCTCTCCAGTGCTGCCTGCCTGCACCTCCTCTGGAGCCTTGCCTTCGACCTCGAGGCCAGGCCGCTACCCGCCGCTGGGGACGGCAGCTTCAGTACAGCCCCAGGGAAGGGTCAGCTTCCACGCCCATGTCCAGTGCAGCATCCCAGGCCCCAGCCTGA